In the Takifugu flavidus isolate HTHZ2018 chromosome 11, ASM371156v2, whole genome shotgun sequence genome, one interval contains:
- the pkd2l1 gene encoding polycystic kidney disease 2-like 1 protein, producing the protein MKCLNNRADSHLTGRVECEMEGVGNGAWVNCGFCDTPPPVPRVVSTIYNTQPHFQGSGDGMYKLDPLPTFPEEPASAEQSLVKKRRGCCSFIKGLWGTTLTEDTSGNRELFVRTTLRELVVYLVFLVDICLLTYGMTSSSTYYYTKAMTDLFVNAAGESGVKFQSISSMTDFWTYAQGPLLDGLYWTKWYNNQSMNTGDQSFIYYENMLLGVPRMRQIKILNNSCNVHSDFRDEIAGCFDVYNEKKEDYFNFGLINGTAWSYHTEKQIKGSSHWGLLTTYSGAGYYQDLRRTKEESAAILNDLLDNLWLDRGTRVTFIDFSTYNANINMFCIIRLVVEFPATGGAIPSYQIRTVKLIRYISVWDYFILGCEMLFCLFILYYVVEEILELRIHKFSYFKSIWNILDIVVILLAIVAIIFNIFRTVKVDNLLTKLLEQPDVYADFEFLAFWQTQYNNMNAVNLFFAWIKVFKYISINKTMTQLSSTLGRCAKDILGFAIMFFIVFFAYAQLGYLLFGTEVESFSTFAKCIFTQFRIILGDFDYDAIDRANRVLGPIYFVTYVFFVFFVLLNMFLAIINDTYTEVKEELSSQKDELQITDIIKQSYMKTIIKLKLKKEKISDVQKVLRSESGDIEFKDFRQTLKEMGHAEREISEAFSRFDRDGNQILDEEEQKRMKSELEEKRDALSAEINNLGVNYGKDSSVGATEQRNTWSQTFVDREQFLRLSRQVFHLEHALEGVASRLELITEKLGLHENLPGNAVLSKTSSRFQSGADGSSTAQVDGTRKAEVMKSGVFTYPSHDRNM; encoded by the exons ATGAAGTGTCTGAACAACCGCGCCGACAGCCACCTGACCGGCCGGGTGGAATGCGAGATGGAAGGTGTGGGTAACGGAGCCTGGGTGAACTGTGGCTTCTGTGACACCCCTCCGCCCGTCCCCAGGGTTGTCAGCACTATCTACAACACCCAGCCCCACTTTCAGGGCTCAGGGGACGGCATGTACAAGCTGGACCCGCTCCCAACATTCCCGGAAGAACCAGCATCCGCCGAGCAGAGCCTGGTGAAGAAACGGAGAGGCTGCTGCTCATTCATCAAGG GATTGTGGGGCACAACTCTGACAGAGGACACCTCCGGCAACAGAGAACTGTTTGTCCGGACCACCCTGAGGGAGTTAGTTGTCTATCTTGTCTTCCTGGTTGATATATGTCTCT TGACATATGGCATGACCAGCTCAAGCACCTACTACTACACTAAAGCCATGACCGACCTGTTTGTGAATGCGGCTGGTGAAAGTGGGGTTAAGTTTCAATCCATCAGCAGCATGACTGATTTCTGGACT TATGCTCAGGGCCCATTGCTGGATGGCCTCTACTGGACTAAATGGTACAATAACCAGTCCATGAACACCGGGGACCAGTCCTTCATCTACTATGAGAACATGTTGCTGGGGGTCCCCAGAATGAGGCAGATCAAGATCCTCAACAACTCCTGCAATGTCCACAGCGACTTCAGAGACGAGATTGCCGGGTGTTTCGATGTGTACAATGAGAAGAAAGAGGACTACTTTAACTTTGGCCTCATCAATGGCACCGC ctggagctaccacacagagaaacagatcAAAGGTTCCTCTCACTGGGGCTTGTTGACGACATACAGTGGTGCGGGATACTATCAAGACCTGAGGCGAACCAAAGAGGAGAGCGCCGCCATCCTGAACGACCTGCTGGACAACCTGTGGCTGGACAGAGGGACCAGAGTGACCTTCATCGACTTCTCCACCTACAACGCCAACATCAACATGTTCTGCATCATCAG GCTGGTGGTTGAATTCCCAGCAACCGGAGGAGCGATCCCTTCCTACCAGATAAGAACAGTCAAGTTGATCCGATACATCTCAGTCTGGGATTATTTCATCCTTGGCTGTGAGATGCTCTTCTGTTTATTCATCCTCTATTATGTTGTGGAGGAGATCCTTGAGCTACGTATACACAAGTTCTCCTACTTCAAAAGTATCTGGAATATACTGGATATTGTTGTCATACTG CTCGCCATTGTTGCcattatatttaatattttccgGACTGTCAAAGTGGACAACTTGCTCACGAAACTGCTGGAACAACCGGACGTCTACGCCGATTTTGAATTTCTGGCCTTTTGGCAAACCCAGTACAACAACATGAACGCAGTGAACCTGTTCTTTGCTTGGATAAAG GTCTTCAAGTACATTAGCATCAACAAGACCATGactcagctgtcctccacgcTGGGCCGATGTGCTAAAGATATCCTGGGCTTCGCCATCATGTTCTTCATCGTCTTCTTCGCCTACGCTCAGCTCGGATATTTGCTGTTTGGGACAGAAGTCGAATCTTTCAGTACTTTTGCCAAATGCAT CTTCACGCAGTTCAGGATTATCCTCGGAGACTTTGATTATGACGCCATCGACCGCGCCAACAGAGTTCTCGGCCCGATCTATTTTGTCACCTACGTgttctttgtgttctttgttctgCTG AACATGTTTCTGGCCATCATAAATGATACCTACACTGAGGTGAAGGAGGAACTCTCATCCCAGAAAGATGAGCTGCAGATTACAGACATCATCAAGCAG AGCTACATGAAGACGATTATAAAGCTTAaactaaaaaaggaaaaaatatcaGACGTCCAGAAAGTGCTGAGGTCTGAATCCGGAGACATCGAATTCAAGGACTTCCGACAAACGCTCAAAGA GATGGGACATGCCGAGCGGGAAATCTCAGAAGCCTTCTCCAGGTTCGATCGCGATGGGAACCAAATCCTAGATGAAGAGGAGCAAAAGAGGATGAAAAGCgagctggaggaaaagaga GACGCTTTAAGTGCTGAGATCAACAATCTGGGAGTTAATTACGGGAAAGATTCATCCGTCGGTGCCACCGAGCAGAGGAACACCTGGAGCCAGACGTTTGTGGACCGGGAGCAGTTTCTTAG ACTATCCAGGCAGGTTTTCCACCTTGAACACGCTCTGGAAGGTGTCGCATCCAGACTTGAGCTGATTACGGAGAAACTGGGATTACATGAGAACCTTCCAGGGAACGCTGTGCTGTCGAAGACCTCCAGC AGATTCCAGAGTGGGGCGGATGGCAGCAGCACCGCCCAGGTGGACGGAACCAGGAAGGCTGAGGTCATGAAATCAGGAGTTTTCACCTACCCCTCACATGACCGTAACATGTGA
- the atoh7 gene encoding transcription factor atoh7 yields MKSRRQSCTDSGSESSEPDSRTPEKYETATRRRMAANARERKRMQGLNTAFDRLRKVVPQWGQDKKLSKYETLQMALSYIMALNRILTDTRRHNGPHRQWLDLQFDHVQPENYPCLMRYDSSAGEDTYVPPFSYQFDGHQVHA; encoded by the coding sequence ATGAAGTCTCGTCGACAAAGCTGCACCGACTCTGGATCCGAGTCCTCGGAACCCGACTCTAGGACGCCAGAGAAATACGAAACGGCGACGAGACGTAGGATGGCTGCCAAtgccagagagaggaagaggatgcagGGTTTGAACACGGCTTTTGATCGCCTGCGCAAAGTGGTCCCTCAGTGGGGCCAGGACAAAAAACTGTCCAAGTATGAAACTCTGCAGATGGCCCTCAGCTACATCATGGCCCTGAACCGGATTCTGACTGACACCAGAAGGCACAATGGTCCTCACAGGCAGTGGCTGGACCTGCAGTTTGACCATGTGCAGCCAGAAAACTACCCATGTCTCATGAGGTACGACAGCTCTGCTGGAGAGGACACATACGTCCCCCCTTTCTCTTATCAGTTCGATGGACATCAGGTCCACGCTTAA